AGaatcaaagaatttttttttgtttcgaaACCTTCATTTAAGgtaataaaatgtttgtgtcttttccATCAGTACCACATCTGCAAACTCACCATGTCTGCCGAACCACTGGACCACTCAAACGAGACAGAGGTCGATGAAGTGGAAGCAGCACTATCAAACCTAGAGGTGGCATTGGAGGGAAGAACCACAGATAAGATTCTGGTATGAATTTGGATTCAAGCATTACAGGACATTGAACTTAGGCAAAAAGCATACTGATGGTGAGGTATGTCTTTACATAgggaattttgttttctttgtcttttaggAGGACATCACAGATATTCCAAAACTGGAGGACTCACTTAAACTGTTCAGGTGAGCACTGCTGCTTGTCAATAACGTTTTGCAAGGGACAATAACTGTATATAATGACAATATCGAAAAACTTAACATTCAGAGGTCCTGCTTCAACTGCAGCCCGTTGACATAAAGGAGAATTATACACCACACAGCAGGGCAAAGCATTCAGGAGAGCCTAAAAAGCATTACAGTTTTGTCGGTTTGTCTAGAACCTCAACATCCAATATCAGTCTCAATGTCAGATATGACTTTGAATCTATTGTAGAATTCAAATCCTTAattttttatgggttttttcttttctatttgtttttcagacccAAGCGACTGACACTTCGACCATATAAGGAGTACTGGTTTGTTTTTAAGGACACCACTATATCctattacaaaaacaaagaggCAGCGAGCGGGGAGCCCATTGAACAGCTCCACCTCCGAGGTAAGAATCAGACTGCCCATTTCTCTTAATCTCATCgcttttactctctctgtcgagcATTTTTAACTATACTGATGCACCATTACTTTCCGTGTCCCACAGGCTGTGAAGTTGTCCCTGATGTCAATGTGACAGAGAAGAAGTTTGGAATTAAGCTCTTACTTCCTGTGGCAGATGGAATGAATGAGGTGTATATTCGGTGCGACAATGTACGTTTTTCCACTCGGTTTGTCTTTGCCACTGATATATCCCGTTATGTACAAATCTAAAGCAAGTTAAAGAAAAGTCAGTTAAAATATTCTTAAGATCAGACAGTAGATTTTAATTGAACAGCATCAGTATACTACACTGTCTGCAACTGTATTGCACCTCACTAAGTCACATTAGAACtatgtaataaaaatgtaaactatGTGGAGGCACTTCACATTTTCAGTGGAGGTAGCACTCTGTAAGATGCATAATGAAAATGTTGACCTTTAAGAGAACACTGCAAAGATGTTTGGCAAAATGTACAATGCAGAATATTTAAAGTCTTAACAAAGGCTATGTTGACTTCGTGCGttcaatttatttcatttgaattagGGAAGAGGTAGAAGGGTTATTGATTTTTCTGTTGGATGTAAAGGCAAAATAGATTTGTAATGatgcaagcaaaacaaaaacttacaaaagtcttctttcttaaaaaaatataataaataaaactggcATCATTTAATCAGTCTGTAAGCAAATCAGTAACTAACATCAaccagaaaaaaattcaaatcagtGCTGCTTAGCGGTGTTGAAAACTACTGGGTGCATTaaatcactttcatttctctcctaaTGTGCAGTCATAACAATTTCTTGTTTAAGGAGACACAGTACGCCAAATGGAAAGCTGCCTGCATTTTAGCTTCCAAAGGCAAGACGATGGCCTACAGCTCATACCGCACGGAGGTGAAGAACATCCAGTCATTTCTGCAGATGAAGAGTCTGGCACCCCCTCCTGGCCAGGCTGCACCTAATGTGGAGTCCATGGGGATGAACGCTGAATGCTTTGTCTCCCCTCGCTATGTCAAGAAATACAAGAGCAAACAAGTAAATAACCCTGTAAATAAACATGTAGTGTTACAGGTTTTGGTCAACTGCCTTGAAAATCCCTCAtgttctttcttactttctttctttctttctttctttctttctttctttctttcctctcttatTTGACAGCTGACAACACGAATCTTAGAGGCACATCAGAACATCGCCCAGCTTTCTCTGATGGAAGCCAAAATGCGTTTCATTCAAGCATGGCAGTCCCTACCAGAGTTTGGCATCAAGTATTATGTTGTTAGGTAACCATGCCAAAGCTAGACATGACATCATTCACTATTAGACACATCTGTTTGACTAACAGCACAGTCATTAAATTAAAAGAACACTAGGTTCagcagacactcacacaaataagTAACCCTTGAATCatggtcattgttgttgttttttattattgtaatgtGTGTCATATAGGTTCAGAGGAAGCAAGAAGGATGAGATCTTGGGGATTTCCTACAACAGACTGATCCGCATTGATATGTCCACAAAACTCCCAGTGACCACATGGAGGTTTTCCAATATGAAACAGTGGAATGTCAACTGGGAGATCAGACAGGTAAGCATAAATCCAAGAGCTAAgatcttttctcctctccttcttccttttcAAAGCCTGCTTTGGTTTGGCGATTTTAAATACACTGGACTTCTGAACATCTGAAATCTGTTAATGTGCAGGACTGATGAATAAATCACATGTTCTTAGTGTCCTGTGTTTCATGATACAACGTGGTACAATCTTAATTCTGATTTGTTTCACAGGTGACCATTGACTTTGACCAGAATGTGTCAGTATCTTTCTCCTGTCAGAGTTGTGACTGCAAAGTTGTTCACGAGTACATCGGAGGCTACATCTTCCTCTCAACACGCTCCAAGGATCAGAATGAAACACTAGATGAAGAACTGTTCCACAAACTCACAGGAGGACAAGAATGACCTGCTAGACTGCTGTTACATCGCTGGAGATTCAGTATACAATTGTGCAATTCACGCAGTTGAGGGTTATGGCAAACAACATAAAACTGCTTAAAAATCAAGGATCTGGGACACTCCTTGATTTCCTCCTGTATTTAGTGACCCAGAAGATGCAGATGACAAGAATGATGCCTTAGACTTCTTTTTTCTTAGCTGTAGATTCAGGTTTACAGCTAAGGCAAtgctgcaaaaaagaaaaatcagtaatCTGAAAAAGATGTTCCATGATTTCCTTTTATATTTGTTGATTAAGAACACGCAGAGGAGTGTACTCATCAACTAGGTCAAGACACTTGCTTAAGAGCCATAAGACTCACTTATGTTTGGTCTGAAAGTCTGCATATCTCCCATTGTTTGGTTTAAGTGGTGGTCCTCATTGGTCATTGGGAGATtgaagtctgtctgtctgtaggagcTAAGAAGATTGTGGACCTCTGAAGGTCCTTCcattgtgtgtgaaatgttccaTTCTTAAGGACTAGTTGCCTTTATCACATAAGGTTCAACAAGTTtgacaaactgtgtgtttgttttgtttgggggaCTCTTTGCATTTTGCAAATTCATGTGAACATTTTCTATTTTACCATTGTCATAATGTCATGTCAgtagaattattttgtttttttgtcgttgCTGTGTATTTTAAAGGTTCTGGGGATTATATTGTAAACTTTTCATGGTTTATTAATAAAATACAGAAGAACAACAGAGGGAATCATTAGTGATGAAGTTACATTTCCTCCCGATGGCATCAAATACTTGGATTACTATCAGATTGAGCAGCAGAGAATTTGTCCTCAACAACTGCTATACACAAAGTTTTGGCTTTGGGCAAAGAGCTGATTAATCAGAGCATCTGATGTATAGTGACAATGATGCACCCAAGATACATAGAGGAGTAAACCTGTCGTGCTTGAATGACATGAGAATGCTCCATAAAGTTAAAATACAGCGCATACGGAAAGACCCGTTTgagttttccacatttttttatgtttcagactcatcttaaaatggattcaattcattttttttctcatcaatcTATACACAATATTCCACAATAACGAAGCTAAAACAGGTTTTCGtagtgttttgttaatttattaaaaataaaagactgaaatatcctatttacataagtattcagacccttTATTATGACACTTGCAATTGAGCTCTGGAGTATCCTACTTCAGTTGTCCCTGAGATTGGAGTCCACATGTGCCTAAATGAACTCATTGGACATAATTTGGGAaggcacacacctgtctgtgtaAGGTCTTGCAGTTGATGGTATATGTTAGAGTGAAAACCAAGCCGTGGGGTCAAGGGAGTTGTCCATAGACCTGCAAGACAGGATTATGTCAAGACACAGATCTGGTGAGGCATACAAGAAAATTTCTGCAGCATTAAAAGTACCCAAGAGCACAGTAGCTTCCCAAATGGAAGAGATCTGGAAACACCAACAGTCCTCCTAGATCTGGCCACCCAGACAAACTAAGTAATCGGAGATGAAGggccttggtcagacaggtaaCCAAGAACCCAATTGTCACTATGACCAAACGGAAGCCATTCCTCGCTAAAAGGCATGTGACAGC
This sequence is a window from Chanos chanos chromosome 4, fChaCha1.1, whole genome shotgun sequence. Protein-coding genes within it:
- the fermt1 gene encoding fermitin family homolog 1 — encoded protein: MVTAAELGNTTWELSVQVDQREGDEGMKFKLRVRGDLHIGGLMLKLVEKIPAPQDWSDHAIWWEQKNMWLLKTHWTLDKYGVQADADLRYTPQHKPLCIQLPNMKNIKLPVSFSTVVFKTVAEICRILNIRRSEELSLLKPIDNPKKKKKLDKAKDVIDDILNMDISSSLAGGTSSPGLYSKTMTPTYDPENGTPVSATSLWFGENPLTKCQPNLPPDELAKIYQPLDLEDKAVINAGWLDSSRSLMEQGIQENDKLLLRFKYHCFFDLNPKYDAVRITQLYEQARWAILLEEIDCTEEEMLMFASLQYHICKLTMSAEPLDHSNETEVDEVEAALSNLEVALEGRTTDKILEDITDIPKLEDSLKLFRPKRLTLRPYKEYWFVFKDTTISYYKNKEAASGEPIEQLHLRGCEVVPDVNVTEKKFGIKLLLPVADGMNEVYIRCDNETQYAKWKAACILASKGKTMAYSSYRTEVKNIQSFLQMKSLAPPPGQAAPNVESMGMNAECFVSPRYVKKYKSKQLTTRILEAHQNIAQLSLMEAKMRFIQAWQSLPEFGIKYYVVRFRGSKKDEILGISYNRLIRIDMSTKLPVTTWRFSNMKQWNVNWEIRQVTIDFDQNVSVSFSCQSCDCKVVHEYIGGYIFLSTRSKDQNETLDEELFHKLTGGQE